The Osmia lignaria lignaria isolate PbOS001 chromosome 14, iyOsmLign1, whole genome shotgun sequence genome has a window encoding:
- the MED7 gene encoding mediator complex subunit 7, with protein sequence MAAPEAIQVSSLPLPPVQYINLYTDENVRRGRAPRPPPPIHDTYSMFGNTFNADDTIIRPLEAQGIKRLYPQHFDRRRELKKLNHSLLVNFLDLIDLLVQCPDSPRRAEKVEDLSLLFIHIHHLLNEFRPHQARETLRVMMELQRRQRIETALRFQKHLEKVQEILQHALQMLPDTSELDSKLAINTDAMESVDHLGSEQHTPDPCSSSDRVMCKVIDDMIATNGLF encoded by the exons ATGGCAGCACCAGAAGCAATACAAGTCAGTTCGCTACCTCTGCCTCCAGTTCAGTACATAAATTTGTACACGGACGAAAATGTTCGTCGAGGCAGAGCACCTCGACCACCGCCTCCGATACATGATACTTATTCAATGTTTGGAAATACATTTAATGCGGATGATACGATTATAAGACCTCTCGAAGCTCAAGGAATTAAAAGGCTATATCCTCAACACTTTGATCGACGAAGAGAATTGAAGAAATTGAACCATTCCTTGCTTGTTAACTTTTTAGATTTGATAGATTTACTTGTACAATGTCCTGACAGTCCAAGACGTGCTGAAAAA GTGGAAGATCTTAGTTTATTATTCATTCACATTCATCATTTGTTAAATGAATTCAGACCACATCAAGCTAGAGAAACATTACGCGTTATGATGGAATTACAACGTAGACAACGTATTGAAACTGCGCTTAGATTTCAGAAGCACTTGGAAAAG GTACAGGAAATTCTACAACACGCGTTACAAATGCTACCCGACACTTCAGAACTGGATTCAAAGCTAGCAATAAACACAGATGCAATGGAATCTGTTGATCATTTAGGTTCTGAACAACATACACCTGATCCGTGTAGTTCCAGTGATCGCGTTATGTGCAAAGTTATAGACGATATGATTGCAACAAATGgactattttaa